A section of the Rattus norvegicus strain BN/NHsdMcwi chromosome 15, GRCr8, whole genome shotgun sequence genome encodes:
- the Nkx2-6 gene encoding homeobox protein Nkx-2.6 yields the protein MDSNLVREPKTPPGTISPLGVENLMMEHGVGNRSDDPRRAGPVPTVTRPRRKPRVLFSQAQVLALERRFKQQRYLSAPEREHLASVLQLTSTQVKIWFQNRRYKCKRQRQDQTLELAGHPLAPRRVAVPVLVLDVKPCLDPDRHAFPSPYATTVLYSCFSSYTGTPYSASYAGRYTGAGPGPLAPLASSGFSPGGQSAAPQGHLAATPQGVTA from the exons ATGGACTCAAATCTTGTGAGGGAGCCGA AGACTCCCCCGGGCACAATCTCCCCACTTGGAGTCGAGAACCTGATGATGGAGCATGGCGTGGGCAACCGGAGCGACGACCCGCGCCGAGCTGGCCCTGTTCCGACCGTGACCCGGCCACGGCGGAAGCCCCGCGTGCTATTTTCGCAGGCCCAGGTGCTGGCCCTGGAGCGGCGCTTCAAGCAGCAGCGATACCTGTCTGCGCCGGAGCGTGAGCACTTGGCCAGTGTGCTGCAGCTCACGTCCACGCAGGTCAAGATCTGGTTCCAAAACCGGCGCTACAAGTGCAAGAGACAGCGCCAGGACCAGACCCTGGAACTGGCGGGCCACCCACTAGCACCGCGCCGGGTGGCAGTGCCCGTACTTGTACTGGACGTCAAGCCCTGCCTAGATCCCGACAGACACGCATTCCCGAGTCCCTACGCAACCACCGTGCTCTACTCCTGCTTCAGCAGCTACACAGGCACTCCCTACAGCGCTAGCTATGCGGGCCGCTACACCGGCGCCGGCCCGGGGCCACTTGCACCGCTGGCTAGCTCTGGCTTCAGCCCAGGTGGCCAAAGTGCGGCCCCGCAGGGCCATTTGGCCGCTACGCCACAGGGAGTCACGGCCTAG